The region GCTTCGGTAGAGATATCCTTCTCCTTGAGACGGGTCATATATTCATAGCGCCCGGTCTGTTTATCCACCGACCATAATTCGATGTCGGTGGTTTTCAGCGGCAGCAGAATAATCAGCGCGGTTATCGTTAGCGCCGCCAGCGCAAACCCGGTTGCAGCCATTCGCCACGCGCGCTTTTTTTCCCGTTCATCCTTTTCCAGCAGAACCGCTTCAAAGGTGCGGGATGACGCAATGAGGTTTTCGGTTTCAGACATGTGTTGTCAGCTCCTGAATAATCGCGGGGGAATTGACCGGTTGAGGATCGCCGGATACCGGTGGGAGGTCGTGTTGATGCCCTGCGCAGCCCGTGAGGATGCACAGCATCAGAAAGACAATGCTGGATTTCATGGAAAGCCCTTGTTAACGGATACAGATATACCGTACCGACGGCGGTTGCCTCGACACTCTGTGACGAGTTGGGGAGTGAGAAAGAAATTAGCGATGACGCTGTTGGTTAAGGCGCTTCATACTCTCAATGGCGGCGGCACGCTTTTGCCAGGCGGAGATGGCGTTGCCGGTGCCCGTGGCGATGAGTGTCCCGGCGGCATGGCTGCCTTTGGCGGCCAGCCGGGCCGCCGCCGCGCCGGTTTTCATCGCCGGTTTTGTTGCTTCAGATGACGTGCTCGCCAGACCGCGTAAGCCGCTCATGGTGGCCCCCTGCAAGGTGGCCTGAACGGCGATACCGCCTAATGCACCGGCGATTTTCGCTGAAAACCAAATAATGACGCCAGAAATAACGCCCGCAACACAACACTGAACACCAAGCGTAATGATATTGGCGCTGTCGGCAAAATTAACCGCCTTATCTAAGATACCATCGAGGTAATTAATGACGATCCTGATTGATAACGCTGAAAACATCATCGTCAGGATGATCGTAAAAATAATTTTCAGCCAGTTGTTAAACATCGGAATCAGGAACCCATACAACAGGCAGAAAATAAATAATGGCGCGGTCGTCGTCATTAATACAATGATGATTTCGGCTAACAGGTTAACCGTAGCGCCAAAGAGCAGTGTGACTATAACACCGGCCCAGACCAGAATTTCGGCAATACCGCCGTTGAGTTTTACATAGGCAGAATCATCCTGTTGATAAAGCTTTTGTCCAATTGTCTGTGCTTTCTCCCAGACGGTATCGAGCAATAACCAGACATTATCATCACCACTAACGCCGTCTTTTAAGCCGTTAATGGCCGCAATGGCTACATTCAGCCAGCCATCGAGATTTAAAACGAAAGTCATGATTAATAACATTCGCCCTATATCCCACATGACATCTTCGACGGGCGTTTGGCGTTTTCCGGCCAGGGTTTGATAACCCCGATAAGTGACAAATACAGTGAAGGAACTGACGGCGATGACGCTGACCATATCGCCATAGACGGAGGTTTGCCCCCGCAGTATGGCTTGTAGGCCGTCAGTGATCGTGTTGTTCATTCCAACAAACATACCACCTGACATAGATTGCCCCTTTAGTTCAAATTGGGAACCTTGGCCTTTTCCTGACGGAGTTCGAATCGCGCTGCTCGCGCATTTTTGCAATCCTGCGAGTCTTCCCCAGATGATTCACACGCCTGATATCGCTGGTTCATTTCATCCGGGTGCGCTTTGTACCATTGTGTTGATTTGGGGTTGTCACATCCTGTTAGACAGCATGTGCCCAAAATAACCGAAAAAATGCACAGTGACGTCTTCATGCTTACCCTCATCAATGATTGAAATCAGGAACCGGCGCGGCAAGTTGCTGTTCATTGAATGCATTTT is a window of Dickeya solani IPO 2222 DNA encoding:
- a CDS encoding type IV secretion system protein codes for the protein MSGGMFVGMNNTITDGLQAILRGQTSVYGDMVSVIAVSSFTVFVTYRGYQTLAGKRQTPVEDVMWDIGRMLLIMTFVLNLDGWLNVAIAAINGLKDGVSGDDNVWLLLDTVWEKAQTIGQKLYQQDDSAYVKLNGGIAEILVWAGVIVTLLFGATVNLLAEIIIVLMTTTAPLFIFCLLYGFLIPMFNNWLKIIFTIILTMMFSALSIRIVINYLDGILDKAVNFADSANIITLGVQCCVAGVISGVIIWFSAKIAGALGGIAVQATLQGATMSGLRGLASTSSEATKPAMKTGAAAARLAAKGSHAAGTLIATGTGNAISAWQKRAAAIESMKRLNQQRHR
- a CDS encoding EexN family lipoprotein; translation: MRVSMKTSLCIFSVILGTCCLTGCDNPKSTQWYKAHPDEMNQRYQACESSGEDSQDCKNARAARFELRQEKAKVPNLN